The Sorangiineae bacterium MSr11367 genome window below encodes:
- a CDS encoding AraC family transcriptional regulator, producing the protein MKRQDLTRPIVPIVYGVLILDLALERGATRAAMLSELEIPETVWNTPDARLSLVQLDRLLYRAVRLTGDGALGYEIGFRCGVTMHGLFGLGAMSLGSIREMVAFGIKFLPVRLPNVKLSLIEGRPRSALEVAEATSLGSLRRQTLEIALVGAMHLATEILERRRPGSDADLELWFDYPEPEYYASYRSRLPPAHFDMAANRLFFPTELLDRPLRACNPITAEMMRQQCERELALLGLEGDFPSRVRAALPKPGGGYHSASEVSARLFVSSRTLKRRLAEHATSFQRVLDELRQHESMRLLQDPALAIEHVAERLAYADPANFTRAFRKWMGITPSEYRTQFLSRAR; encoded by the coding sequence ATGAAACGGCAAGACCTCACACGCCCCATCGTGCCGATCGTCTACGGGGTGCTCATCCTCGATCTCGCGCTCGAGCGAGGTGCCACGCGCGCCGCGATGCTTTCGGAACTTGAGATTCCGGAGACCGTGTGGAACACACCCGACGCGCGACTCTCCCTCGTGCAGCTCGATCGCTTGCTCTACCGCGCCGTGCGCCTGACGGGCGACGGCGCACTCGGTTACGAGATCGGTTTTCGCTGTGGCGTCACCATGCACGGGCTCTTCGGGCTCGGGGCGATGAGCCTCGGATCCATCCGCGAAATGGTGGCATTCGGAATCAAGTTTCTACCGGTGCGTCTTCCCAATGTAAAATTGTCGCTCATCGAAGGAAGGCCGAGGAGCGCACTCGAGGTGGCAGAGGCAACGTCCCTCGGATCCCTTCGCCGACAGACCCTCGAGATCGCCTTGGTGGGGGCGATGCATCTCGCCACGGAGATCCTGGAACGGCGGCGCCCGGGCTCGGACGCCGATCTCGAACTATGGTTCGACTATCCCGAACCCGAGTACTACGCATCGTATCGTTCCCGCCTTCCGCCCGCACACTTCGACATGGCGGCCAACCGCCTTTTCTTTCCCACGGAGTTGCTCGATCGTCCGTTGCGCGCGTGCAATCCGATCACCGCGGAAATGATGCGCCAGCAGTGCGAGCGCGAGCTGGCCTTGCTGGGGCTCGAGGGCGATTTTCCGAGCCGCGTGCGGGCCGCGCTGCCCAAGCCGGGCGGCGGATACCATAGCGCCTCGGAGGTGTCGGCCCGCCTGTTCGTCTCCTCGCGCACCTTGAAACGGCGCCTCGCGGAACACGCCACGAGCTTCCAACGCGTGCTCGACGAGCTCCGCCAGCACGAGAGCATGCGCCTCCTCCAAGACCCCGCACTGGCCATCGAACACGTGGCCGAGCGGCTTGCCTATGCCGACCCGGCCAATTTTACCCGCGCCTTCCGCAAATGGATGGGGATCACCCCCAGCGAATACCGAACCCAGTTCCTGAGCCGGGCCCGCTGA
- a CDS encoding TetR family transcriptional regulator, translating to MPSHAGARTSPRSAHPPRASLLPVLPASPTGAALTREKLLQAAHELLFERGGAEPSVSQICRRAGVQVAMVSYCFGGKTQLLEALVERATMGVVAELQRFAAQKGLEPEEMLRRHVAAMVRNWVRFPYLMQLIERAHAGDPQVERITTIFVGPALEFYRGLLARGAKARKFRKVDPTLFFFSIVGSCQFLFTARSLLATSGEALNEDLVERFIEHTAELLVRGISLK from the coding sequence ATGCCCTCCCATGCAGGCGCACGCACCTCACCCCGCTCCGCGCATCCACCGCGCGCTTCGCTTCTGCCGGTGCTTCCTGCCTCCCCCACGGGCGCGGCCCTCACGCGGGAAAAGCTCCTTCAAGCCGCCCACGAGCTCTTGTTCGAGCGCGGCGGCGCCGAGCCCTCCGTCAGCCAAATCTGCCGGCGCGCCGGGGTGCAGGTGGCCATGGTGAGCTACTGCTTCGGTGGCAAAACGCAGCTCTTGGAGGCCCTGGTCGAGCGGGCCACCATGGGGGTCGTGGCGGAGCTCCAACGCTTCGCCGCCCAGAAAGGGCTAGAGCCCGAAGAGATGCTCCGCCGCCACGTGGCGGCCATGGTGAGAAACTGGGTCCGCTTTCCCTACCTCATGCAGCTCATCGAGCGTGCGCACGCCGGCGATCCCCAGGTGGAGCGCATCACCACGATCTTCGTCGGGCCCGCGCTCGAATTCTACCGCGGCCTGTTGGCGAGGGGCGCCAAGGCCCGCAAATTCCGCAAGGTCGATCCGACACTGTTTTTCTTCTCGATCGTCGGCTCGTGCCAATTCCTCTTCACGGCGCGTTCGCTCTTGGCCACGAGCGGAGAGGCGTTGAACGAGGACCTCGTCGAGCGTTTCATCGAACACACGGCGGAGCTCCTCGTTCGTGGGATTTCATTGAAGTAG
- a CDS encoding acyl-CoA/acyl-ACP dehydrogenase: protein MSAQSAVSMSLVPAEDEIAIREAVRGICNSFGERYARDCYERGEPPAAMWNALAKAGFVGANIPTEWGGGGLGMAGLCIVGEEAAASGGSTLMLVVSSAMAGSILARHATDAQKTRWLRGIAAGTTQLAFAITEPDAGSNSHQLRTELRREGSRYVLKGQKTFISGVESADAVLVVARMRDDTSGELGLPCLCIVDVDAPGFTRTPIPMPYLGPEKQWTLFFEDVAIEPDRLIGGEVGGLTAVFDALNPERIILAALINGVALRALDKAAAYARERAVWGVPIATHQAIAHPLAKAKIEVELARLMTQKAAALFDAQAKGAGEASNMAKYAAAEAANHAVDAAIQTHGGNGIALEYGISDLWWMARLLRIAPVSAEMILNYIAQHSLRLPKSY from the coding sequence ATGAGCGCCCAGTCCGCCGTATCCATGTCCCTCGTTCCGGCCGAAGACGAAATCGCCATTCGGGAGGCGGTGCGAGGCATCTGCAACTCGTTCGGCGAGCGTTACGCGCGGGACTGTTACGAGCGCGGCGAGCCGCCTGCGGCCATGTGGAATGCGCTGGCCAAGGCCGGCTTCGTCGGCGCGAACATCCCGACGGAATGGGGCGGCGGCGGCCTTGGCATGGCCGGGCTCTGCATCGTCGGAGAAGAGGCCGCCGCGTCGGGCGGCTCGACGTTGATGCTCGTCGTATCCTCTGCGATGGCGGGATCCATCCTCGCGCGGCACGCCACGGACGCGCAGAAGACGCGCTGGCTTCGCGGCATTGCGGCGGGGACTACGCAATTGGCATTTGCCATCACCGAGCCGGACGCCGGCTCCAATTCGCACCAACTGCGCACCGAATTGCGGCGGGAGGGAAGTCGCTACGTCCTAAAGGGGCAGAAGACGTTCATCTCCGGCGTGGAGAGCGCCGACGCCGTTCTGGTCGTGGCGCGCATGCGCGACGACACGAGCGGCGAGCTCGGATTGCCCTGCCTGTGCATCGTCGACGTGGACGCGCCCGGCTTCACGCGAACGCCCATCCCGATGCCCTACCTCGGGCCGGAGAAGCAGTGGACGCTGTTCTTCGAGGACGTCGCCATCGAGCCCGATCGGCTCATCGGCGGCGAGGTGGGAGGCCTGACCGCCGTCTTCGACGCGCTCAACCCCGAGCGCATCATCCTCGCAGCGCTCATCAACGGTGTGGCCCTGCGCGCGCTCGACAAAGCGGCGGCCTACGCGCGCGAGCGTGCCGTGTGGGGCGTGCCCATCGCCACGCACCAGGCCATCGCCCATCCCCTCGCCAAGGCGAAAATCGAGGTGGAGCTCGCGCGCTTGATGACCCAAAAAGCGGCCGCCCTTTTCGATGCGCAGGCCAAAGGCGCCGGCGAGGCCTCGAACATGGCCAAATACGCCGCCGCGGAGGCCGCGAACCACGCGGTGGACGCGGCCATTCAGACCCACGGCGGCAATGGCATTGCGCTCGAATATGGCATTTCGGACTTGTGGTGGATGGCGCGTCTACTCCGCATCGCTCCGGTGAGCGCCGAGATGATTCTGAATTACATCGCCCAACACTCCTTGCGGCTTCCGAAGTCGTATTGA